The following coding sequences are from one Delphinus delphis chromosome 19, mDelDel1.2, whole genome shotgun sequence window:
- the HIGD1B gene encoding HIG1 domain family member 1B, with translation MSANKGWWAPPEGEDSMSEKFLRKTRESLLVPIGLGGCVVVAANRIYRLKPRGSTKMSTHLIHTRVAAQACAVGVIMLGAVYTMYRDYVKSTAQDAGGKWDSYRPGAVRPLRSTPGRLPGDQAGRRLQLGAESVRPRGRQHRSRTQVPG, from the exons ATGTCTGCTAACAAAGGCTGGTGGGCGCCACCTGAGGGTGAGGACAGCATGTCTGAGAAGTTCCTGAGGAAGACCAGGGAGTCTCTGCTGGTGCCTATAG GCTTAGGAGGCTGCGTGGTGGTGGCAGCAAACAGGATTTACCGGCTGAAGCCTCGTGGTTCCACCAAGATGTCCACACACCTGATTCACACCCGAGTGGCAGCACAGGCCTGTGCTGTGGGTGTGATCATGCTGG GTGCTGTGTACACGATGTACAGAGACTACGTCAAGAGCACCGCGCAGGATGCTGGGGGGAAGTGGGACTCCTACAGGCCTGGGGCAGTCAGACCTCTTCGATCAACCCCTG GCCGCCTCCCTGGGGACCAGGCAGGAAGAAGGCTGCAGCTGGGAGCAGAGTCAGTGCGGCCTCGTGGGAGACAACACAGATCCAGAACCCAAGTGCCAGGATGA